One Cucurbita pepo subsp. pepo cultivar mu-cu-16 chromosome LG07, ASM280686v2, whole genome shotgun sequence genomic region harbors:
- the LOC111798884 gene encoding uncharacterized protein LOC111798884: MDTVFSLDEAHRATFLRAIMQSFHPTYICLWSYLPHPSHCLLNLDALFREEDANQPSSSLGSFERRLFDEYKQLVFNVENNLVPGHAFNNSISFLELHQSLLHIHSSSQIQSHFYAAAGIKSVVFMGCSNGEIELGFSEVNMVEKMRATSPFTSMAVLKNPPPPTWSSSSTNFLRRRPGSAQLLHMIAERRRREKLNGSFQALRSLLPPGTKKDKLSVLATTREYLTKLREQVSELSHKNQKLLEAQSQGEETANSFVNERFTVRVSHAPPSINGTEIIDLEITVRGQGSLMPDIVIRVLEFLKNVVNVGVILSFHGIEQLAPSSLLSRLRFRFSLQDGEWDELGFLEAVRRIVSDLAPTYNEKQP, encoded by the exons ATGGATACTGTATTTTCTCTGGACGAGGCACACAGAGCCACCTTCCTTCGAGCCATTATGCAATCTTTTCACCCCACTTACATTTGCCTTTGGTCTTATTTACCCCATCCTTCTCA ctgtttgttgaatcttgaTGCGTTGTTCCGGGAGGAGGATGCGAACCAACCCAGCAGTTCCTTGGGCAGCTTTGAACGGAGGCTTTTTGATGAGTACAAGCAATTGGTATTCAACGTGGAAAACAA CCTTGTTCCTGGCCATGCTTTCAACAACAGCATTTCCTTTTTAGAGCTTCACCAATCTTTGCTTCACAtccattcttcttctcaaaTTCAATCCCATTTTTATGCT GCAGCTGGGATTAAG AGTGTAGTTTTCATGGGCTGCAGCAATGGAGAAATCGAACTTGGATTCTCCGAG GTTAATATGGTAGAGAAGATGAGAGCAACAAGTCCATTTACCTCAATGGCTGTTCTTAAAAACCCTCCTCCTCCCACTTGGTCGTCGTCGTCCACGAACTTCCTTCGTCGTCGACCCGGGTCAGCTCAATTGCTGCACATGATAGCGGAgcggagaagaagagagaagctTAATGGAAGCTTCCAAGCTTTGAGATCCCTTCTTCCCCCCGGAACTAAG AAAGATAAATTATCGGTACTAGCAACCACAAGAGAATACTTAACCAAATTGAGAGAGCAAGTTTCAGAGCTCAGCCATAAAAACCAGAAGCTTCTAGAAGCTCAGTCTCAAGGGGAAGAAACTGCCAACTCATTCGTTAACGAACGCTTCACCGTTAGGGTTTCCCACGCGCCGCCGTCTATTAATGGAACGGAAATTATAGACTTGGAAATTACGGTTAGAGGCCAAGGATCGTTAATGCCGGATATTGTAATTCGCGTGTTGGAATTCTTGAAGAATGTTGTGAATGTGGGGGTAATTTTGTCATTTCACGGCATTGAACAGCTTgctccttcttctcttcttagCCGCCTCCGCTTCCGATTCAGCCTTCAG GATGGCGAATGGGACGAGTTGGGTTTCCTGGAAGCAGTGAGAAGAATTGTGTCTGACTTGGCGCCCACGTACAACGAAAAACA
- the LOC111799248 gene encoding cytokinin dehydrogenase 3-like — translation MTENLPVHFIVTFFINRLKSSINKSKPWITLHPQPNNLVHDPQSLTLASSDYGNMVKEIPAAVLQPTSINDVVHLINYSYNNPIPFPVAARGQGHSVRGQAMAKNGVVIDMSYLRRNRKTPGITISRLRSTGEIYADVGGEQLWIDVLNAALAYGVTPVSWTDYLYITVGGTLSNGGISGQSFRYGPQVSNVVEMDVVTGKGNMVTCSAKKNYELFHAVLGGLGQFGIIARARIALEPAPNRVKWIRMLYTNFSAFVKDQERLISFNERKQSNALDYLEGLVLLHHGSPDTWRSSFFPPSDHPRIISLANQNSIIYCIEVAKYYDRHTQSTIDKDLEVLFDGLDYESGFKFEKDVTYVKFLNRVRSGELKLQSQGLWNVPHPWLNLFVPKSRILDFDAGVFRDIVLRRNITKGPILIYPMNYSKWDSRNSTVIPDEEVKMKTQRQWIDHFGSKWTNFRDMKMKFDPKYILSPGQRIFNV, via the exons ATGACGGAAAATCTCCCGGTTCATTTCATAGTCACTTTCTTCATAAACCGGTTAAAATCCAGCATAAACAAATCCAAGCCATGGATTACCTTACACCCGCAACCAAACAACCTTGTACACGATCCCCAATCTTTAACCTTAGCCTCCTCCGATTACGGGAATATGGTCAAAGAAATCCCCGCTGCGGTTCTTCAACCAACCTCCATAAACGACGTCGTTCACCTAATAAATTATTCCTACAACAACCCTATCCCATTTCCGGTAGCCGCCAGAGGACAAGGCCACTCCGTACGCGGCCAAGCCATGGCCAAAAACGGCGTTGTAATCGACATGTCGTATTTGCGGCGGAATCGGAAAACCCCTGGAATCACAATCTCCCGCCTCCGCTCTACCGGGGAGATTTACGCCGACGTCGGCGGAGAGCAGCTATGGATCGACGTGTTGAATGCGGCGTTGGCGTATGGGGTGACGCCGGTGTCGTGGACGGATTATTTGTACATCACGGTGGGGGGGACGTTATCAAACGGCGGGATAAGCGGGCAGAGTTTCCGGTACGGGCCGCAAGTGAGCAATGTGGTGGAGATGGATGTCGTCACAG GTAAGGGGAATATGGTGACTTGCTCTGCTAAAAAGAATTATGAGCTATTCCATGCAGTTCTTGGAGGTCTGGGTCAATTTGGGATTATTGCTCGGGCAAGAATCGCTTTGGAACCAGCTCCAAATAgg GTTAAATGGATACGAATGTTGTACACTAACTTTTCTGCGTTTGTCAAAGACCAAGAGCGTTTGATCTCATtcaatgaaagaaaacaatcgAATGCGCTGGATTATTTGGAGGGTTTGGTTCTGCTGCATCATGGCTCACCAGATACTTGGCGTTCCTCGTTCTTTCCACCGTCTGATCATCCTAGAATAATCTCTTTGGCTAATCAAAACTCTATTATTTACTGCATTGAAGTTGCTAAATATTATGATCGTCATACTCAGTCTACTATAGACAAG gatcTTGAAGTATTATTCGATGGGTTGGATTATGAGAGCGGGTTCAAGTTTGAGAAAGATGTAACGTACGTGAAATTTCTAAATAGGGTTAGAAGTGGAGAGCTGAAGCTTCAATCCCAGGGACTATGGAACGTTCCTCATCCATGGCTAAATCTCTTTGTACCGAAATCTCGTATCTTGGATTTTGATGCAGGTGTCTTCAGAGACATAGTTTTACGACGAAATATAACCAAAGGACCTATACTCATCTACCCAATGAACTACTCCAA GTGGGATAGTAGAAATTCAACGGTTATACCAGACGAAGAGGTGAAAATGAAGACACAAAGACAATGGATCGACCATTTTGGTTCCAAATGGACAAATTTTCGAGACATGAAAATGAAGTTCGACCCTAAATATATTCTCTCTCCCGGACAGAGAATTTTCAATGTCTGA
- the LOC111799012 gene encoding uncharacterized protein LOC111799012 produces MEETRKRHDFVPAENSTQKRPRAAAAVEDVGNDILAWISVEEETVGELMMLLDDAEKSRPMAEKVKFIDDPYSSAMIFQSSSSFVTINGNEESCGSSFSESDSSVMASVDMNGARIKLMEIDSATVEKWKLWKSEEASSVSEGSSWDEDDLARFIGDEEQIF; encoded by the coding sequence atggaAGAAACGCGGAAGAGGCATGATTTTGTTCCGGCGGAGAACTCGACGCAGAAGAGGCCGcgagcggcggcggcggtggaggaTGTCGGTAACGACATTCTGGCATGGATTTCGGTGGAAGAGGAGACAGTCGGCGAACTCATGATGCTTCTGGACGACGCTGAGAAAAGCCGACCGATGGCGGAGAAAGTGAAGTTCATCGACGATCCGTACTCATCGGcgatgatttttcaatcaTCGTCGTCGTTCGTTACGATCAATGGAAATGAAGAGAGTTGCGGTTCATCTTTCTCGGAATCGGACTCGTCGGTGATGGCAAGCGTGGACATGAACGGAGCGAGGATCAAACTGATGGAAATCGATTCTGCGACTGTGGAGAAATGGAAGTTATGGAAGTCGGAGGAGGCGTCGTCCGTATCGGAGGGATCCAGTTGGGATGAGGATGATTTAGCGAGGTTCATCGGCGACGAGGAACAGATTTTCTGA
- the LOC111799060 gene encoding uncharacterized protein LOC111799060, translated as MASKLHQLQSKACQASQFAIKHGSSYYKQLLEKNKQYIQEPATVEKCSLLSEQLFYTRLASIPGRYESFWKELDCVKNLWKNRQELKVEDAGIAALFGLECFAWFCAGEIVGRGFTFTGYYV; from the exons ATGGCGTCCAAGTTGCATCAGTTGCAATCCAAGGCTTGTCAAGCTTCTCAATTTGCTATCAAGCACGGGTCCTCCTATTATAAGCAGTTGTTGGAGAAGAACAAGCAATACATCCAAGAACCAGCTACTGTGGAGAAATGCAGCTTGCTTTCAGAGCAGTTGTTTTATACTCGTCTTGCTAG CATCCCAGGCCGATATGAATCATTCTGGAAAGAACTTGATTGTGTTAAAAACTTGTGGAAGAACCGGCAGGAGCTGAAAGTTGAAGATGCTGGCATCGCTGCCTTGTTCGGGCTTGAGTGTTTTGCATGGTTTTGTGCTGGTGAGATAGTTGGAAGGGGCTTTACATTCACAGGTTATTATGTCTGA
- the LOC111799059 gene encoding pentatricopeptide repeat-containing protein At2g15690, mitochondrial-like, whose amino-acid sequence MASSIPSQTAPNSIITTNFTSRIIPFHSPAVKSFRPKLFCPNALSNSSNRKPARRYDGQTTTNTLSKSQNRTSDSVLSLPSTVDLVALCEAGEVMDVLEFIGQGAHLDYGIFTALLNSCCNFKLLEAGRRVDRLLKGTKFSGDVGLNNKLIEMYSCCGCMKDARRVFDKMPDRDIRTWNLMIKGYGENGEGDGGLALFERMKNVGLQPNSETFLAVLAACAMAEAVEEGLFYFNSMENEYGIIPEIEHYLGVVDVLGKSGHLIEAEEFIKKIPINPTAKIWDALRIYARLHGNIELEDRAEELIFSYDPSMAPTVAKPPLPPPRKQSATNMLEEKDRVREFRCAMPYKEEGEGGKLKGLNGQMREAGYVPDTRYVLHDIDEEAKQQALQYHSERLAIAYGLISTPARTTLRIIKNLRICGDCHNAIKIMSKIVGRELIVRDNKRFHHFKDSKCSCGDYW is encoded by the coding sequence ATGGCTTCCTCGATTCCTTCTCAGACCGCTCCAAACTCCATTATCACTACCAATTTCACATCGCGAATCATCCCATTTCACTCTCCCGCGGTCAAATCCTTCCGACCCAAGCTCTTCTGCCCTAATGCTCTCTCCAATTCCAGCAACCGGAAGCCGGCTCGCCGGTACGACGGCCAAACCACGACGAACACTCTCTCCAAATCTCAGAACCGGACGAGCGATTCTGTTCTTAGTCTTCCGTCGACGGTGGATTTAGTGGCTCTATGCGAGGCGGGTGAGGTAATGGACGTTCTGGAATTTATTGGCCAAGGTGCTCATCTTGATTATGGTATTTTTACTGCTTTGTTGAATTCTTGTTGCAATTTTAAGTTGCTTGAGGCTGGGAGAAGGGTGGATAGGCTGTTGAAAGGGACGAAATTTAGTGGGGATGTGGGATTGAACAATAAATTGATCGAAATGTACTCTTGTTGTGGCTGTATGAAAGATGCGCGCAGggtgtttgataaaatgccTGACAGGGATATTAGGACGTGGAATTTGATGATCAAGGGGTATGGAGAGAATGGGGAAGGAGATGGTGGATTGGCCTTGTTTGAGCGAATGAAGAATGTGGGGTTGCAGCCAAATTCTGAAACATTTCTAGCGGTGTTAGCAGCTTGTGCCATGGCTGAAGCTGTGGAGGAAggtttattttactttaacTCGATGGAAAATGAATATGGAATCATACCTGAAATTGAACATTATTTGGGAGTTGTTGATGTTCTTGGGAAATCTGGCCATTTGATTGAAGCAGAAGAGTTCATTAAGAAAATTCCCATCAACCCCACAGCCAAAATCTGGGATGCCCTTAGAATCTACGCTCGACTGCATGGAAACATCGAGCTTGAAGATCGAGCCGAAGAGCTGATATTCTCTTATGACCCGTCCATGGCGCCCACGGTTGCCAAGCCACCGCTCCCTCCCCCAAGGAAGCAATCGGCCACCAACATGTTGGAGGAGAAGGACAGAGTGAGGGAGTTTAGATGTGCAATGCCTTACAAAGAAGAGGGGGAAGGGGGGAAGCTAAAAGGATTGAATGGACAAATGAGAGAAGCAGGGTACGTGCCAGATACAAGATATGTGCTTCATGACATTGATGAGGAGGCTAAACAGCAAGCTTTGCAATACCATAGCGAGCGGTTAGCCATTGCTTACGGATTGATCAGTACGCCTGCGAGAACGACGCTGAGAATCATCAAGAATCTTCGGATCTGCGGCGATTGTCACAATGCAATCAAGATCATGTCAAAGATTGTTGGAAGAGAGTTGATTGTTAGAGATAATAAGCGGTTTCATCACTTCAAAGACAGCAAATGCTCTTGTGGGGATTACTGGTAA